The following is a genomic window from Zerene cesonia ecotype Mississippi chromosome 13, Zerene_cesonia_1.1, whole genome shotgun sequence.
tatatggaAGCAAGGTTCCACGCCTCTATGGCAATACAGATGTTATTAATACCAATTTTTCACTTgctaaaaaattttaaataattttggtaTTGTTGATTCAACATTTTcagtaatatcataaaaattcaattgaccatagttaatattaaaatgtatgtcatagttatatgtatatggtTAGTTCCTTATCTATTTGAAATCACAAAATCagaaacattgttattttactaAGTCATTAACGTTAAGAGCACGAACAAATCACATCTTATCATTAATAGTAAAAAGATACAGATGAAAAATCCTCATCaacttttcaatttttttttttttgtagtttttacgagttgctataattaataaatacaaacaaatacatatttaagaataaaattttgatggATTGCCTTTTAGCATACAACTTACGGGTATACTTTGTATGCATGAATATTAAGacgttttaaacaaattataatacgaTTTATAGTCTGTTTATAAAGGTGGGCACACACGGTCAATCCATTTGGTGCGACGAAAAATGATTTAGTTGAAATTCAgttattgaaaatacaatttttacaacACACCATCAGGATTTCACATTGAACAAATAGCccattattcatatatataattttataatggatTGTCACGTTTAATTTTCTCAATAAGACTTTATTAAACAGTATTGCCTATAATGATTAATCCTATATTTCACACGtgatttgtttaatatgtGTGTACAAACTCGTTTCAATAAGTATTAATAGTATCCTTACATATTAACTTTACCAGGTTTAATCATATTGacattaatattgtttgcTTTAAGTTTTACTTGAAACACTACAATATACAGACACATACTTAGGTTAGTGTTAAGTTAGCGTAATGATGTGTCCATCATAGGCTTGATTTTGAGGATAAGAGCCaattcaaaaaagaaaaattgagCATCGAAAGCATTTGTCCGACCAAAATTAATACTAGCACACGTTAGAAGacaattcatatataaaagttGTGTTCAAAAATCAACATTAATAAGGGTAGAGATAGCTATACCAtagacattataaataaattaataactttcatataaaaatcacacgagtaatgaaattttatgcgTAAAACCTTggggaaataaataaaagcacacaaaaataaactttcaaatgattttcaaaattttcacttATACACACGTcacatttctaaaataatatttccgttacatattatacttttaaatattttgctatAGATGAATTTAACCACTTTGTGATGTTTATCAGTCATTTGACAATactaaagattattttaaggAGTTTTAGATGATAAGTGACGGCTATTAGTTTAAGAATAATTAGTTCCTCCCTGCTGCATGGTTATGATACTGCCACTAATGAGTAGCTGTGCTGAAATCAccatgatttatttgtttattcatattatattgtgttaatataattatttgatccaaagtgtgttttattattacttttaagtatttttaatcataactTGAGTTTTATTGTACTCCAATATCATagtactagcggtccaccctaGATTCGACCGTGGTACccatatagccttcctcaataaatgggctatcacTACAAGAATATTTCACATCGGATCAATAGTTCCCGAATttgtgtgttcaaacaaacaaactcttcaactcaataacattagtatagatttaattgaaacttgCGGTTTTCTAGACAAATCTAAAATTTTGACCTTTGCCTCTTAATAAGGTTTTTTGGCACACATGGGATCAATAGGAACTTGGCACTTTATTTGTAACCCAAGATCTCTAATAAGAAATGGCTGTATCGAAATTGTAACTATTTCATGTCTAAATTCACCGGACAATGTAGAGTTAAATTGTGATTTTCTGAATTTACAGTTTTAGAAACGGATTAAAGACAAAAAAGACTCTGAAAAGTTTCGGTAACATGTGTTttgagataataaaaaaaatctgccaCTCAGGATATCTTAAGCTTTCTAAAATTGtcctttttaattgtaatggaAGAAAAATGAATGGttgattgaatataaattcattccTTTCACAATCTTTCCTTTTAAATGTCTAGATACTGAAATTAGCTTTAGTAAGTAacaagttaattttataacgaaATCAGCTTTAGTCCCGTTCCAATGTTCAtcctacatttttatattaggaaTCAACCGCACCTTTCACCCTATCCCTGTAATTATCAAGgtgcaaataatatttatttatttaccaatcGCTAACAACTTgtgttctatattataaatcagtaattaatacttatttttattgagtcGCCACTGTAAGTTCAAGTCGTCGGAAAAAGAATaggaacatattataataccttCGTAgtctgtttattaattatactatagACTTATTGTAAGccaattaatattcaattacgaCATTAGGACTTTTCAGagcttgtatatttatttttttttatatatagagataaattattatataaaaacaatcaattttaaaacttataaagcatttaattacaataataacacctttcatataatacaattgGTGAATCCACATTTAGaacatagtaaaaataaaatcttttatcctacatatttataaattaagtctGCAATTGGTTATGAGATGGACTCAAAACGTTCATATTCATTACGAGAGATTACAATACACAAGAAATATACCTCCGGAGATATCACTAATATTggataaatcaaaaattagcttaattataatgaactcAGATTTTAAACCATAATTCTGGAATTTACCTCCCTTAACAagtctataaaaaaaagggaAAGCAACAGCCATAGATTGAACTAGAAtataactgattttaaaaaacgACCCAACTAAGAATACGATATTCGATCTGCGCAATTgttgcaaattaaaaagttagaATGAGCAAAAATGTTTGCATAATGTTGAAAAAGTAGCCAGTGGCATTTAACAAACGTTGCAAAATagatgcatatttatttaatttgtcgtTGAAGCTCTCTCGTCTCCCATGTAAAACAACGCTTTTGTTTTTTAGAGTAAAATGACTAATCAATAATGAATCAACAAAATTACACATTGCATTATACAGGTAAATTAAGAGAgaacaaatgtaaatatgggtgaaaataaatgtaaatatgggTTGACAAAGACAAAAGCTAATTTAGTCTAACCAATAAAGCCACAATACcgttatataacatataattttatactcatCTTGCATTTATCAGTTACATTCAGTATACATTCTAAAATGTGATAGCATACTTTCTTATAGTTCAATCTatgtagaaatattttcttgaaaaCTGGATGAGTAAActttaaacaacaaataaagaGACATTAATATCATGTACATTATTGGTAAAAACAAGTAAaccaattcaaaataataatccgTTTTCAACCATTAATTGCCAGTATCACATGAAATGGAAAGTTATAAagtgtacattaaatattattcagcCTGTCTTAACCTGGCGAGTCTCTGTGTGAGCTCGTCTTGTTCTTGTGACACCACTGTAGCTGTGCCAATGGACGTACTGGGCACTCCTGACGGTAACTCCATGTTGAGTTCCAATCTGGAAAACaatcacaattaaatattaataatgtattgttaattatatgtgTAACAAGTAGACAAGcttttaataaacacataaaatataaattgggCATAAAGCTATGAAGAACAATTGTCTGTCTGCCTTAATATTCCAGAGTTATATCTTAAACATGGGACCAGTGATTTATGCGGAACCAACAAtctttaaacaatacaatcaataaatttatggtAAACTTTGTGTATTCTAATGTGTATTCTTATTTATCTGTTGTCAGCAttgataaacattaaaacaataaacttaaatCACGATGTATGCTTttgaactataaaaaatataaattgtagctCTCCATAACTTTTCAACAGTTTGCAATCTAACGGATTAATTGAAGTTACATTAAAtatgctatttaaaataaaatagcaacaTATGAATATCAAAACATACCCAGCCTCATCAGCTACTTGCTGCAACAGTGTATCAACATCACCCTGGGGCACTGTAGTGGTTGTTGTTTGTGACATTGCATTTTCCATATATGAGGACTGTACATCCAAATCTTCAAACTGACTCTCAAACTTGTCCATTAGATTAGATATCTTCTCTAGGTTCATTGATTTCATTGCTGCATCCATCGCTTTGACAACACCTGCCATGGAAGTTGTTACCTAGAaaagagttattttaattgcattcctttgttttgttatatgtatCAGAAGGACATACCTATGGcaacattatttgttttctatttaatttttttttgaacctcaatatttataatgtattgtaattaatgaaaatacctTCCTTGTTGTTAATGCTGTTTGCAC
Proteins encoded in this region:
- the LOC119831246 gene encoding charged multivesicular body protein 1b, with product MSSSAMEKHLFNLKFAVKELERNSKKCEKEEKMEKEKAKKAIQKGNMEGARIHAENAIRQKNQALNYLRMSARVDAVSSRVQTALTTRKVTTSMAGVVKAMDAAMKSMNLEKISNLMDKFESQFEDLDVQSSYMENAMSQTTTTTVPQGDVDTLLQQVADEAGLELNMELPSGVPSTSIGTATVVSQEQDELTQRLARLRQAE